The DNA region TCACTTCACCAACAAAGACCGTGTGATCACCTTTTTCGACTGAGCCGACCACCTGACATTCCACATATCCCAGGGAATCGGAAATGATGGGACAACCTGTTTCCCCTAAATAAAACTCGACATCCTCAAACTTGTTGCCCACCCGTCGCTGGGGTTTGAAAAACTTCTGGGCCATTTCTTTCTGGCCTGCTTCTAGAAAACTGAGGGCAAATACGCCACTGGCTTTGATCATGGCGTGCGATCGCGAATCATTCTTGACACAGTTCACCACCAGAGGCGGCGTAAACGAGGACTGCATCACCCAACTTGCCGTAAAGCCGTTTACCTCATCCCCCTCTTTTACCCCACAGATGTAAAGACCGTGGGGGATTTTACGCAGCATTGTTTTTTTCGCTTGTTCATCCAGCAAGGGTTTCACCACCTTTTACAAACTGTTTACGCTTCAGTGTAGCAGCGGAGAGAGTGCTCAAAACGACTGACCAAAGCCAAACTGGAACCGAACGTCACCCTGATTGCTGATTCCCAAATCTCCTCGGATGATACCCAGAGGAGAATTGACGCGCAGACCAAAACCGGCCCCAAATCCTGTTCCTGGCTTGTCTCTGATGACAGCGGGCTGCCCTGGCACATCTTTATCCGTTCCCAGATCAGAGGCAAAATCAAAGAAGGCGGCTCCCCCAATATATTTGTAAATCGGGAAGCGATATTCAGCATTGGCTTGAATATAACTGCGGCTGCTGCCAATTGCCCCTGTATTCCAGGCACGGACGGAATTGGAACCACCTAACACAAAAGCGTTATAGGGAGGCAAATCACCTACCCAACTGCCAGCCTGCACATTAAAGGCGAACACTTCCGGTTGGCTTTC from Leptodesmis sichuanensis A121 includes:
- a CDS encoding flavin reductase family protein, whose translation is MLRKIPHGLYICGVKEGDEVNGFTASWVMQSSFTPPLVVNCVKNDSRSHAMIKASGVFALSFLEAGQKEMAQKFFKPQRRVGNKFEDVEFYLGETGCPIISDSLGYVECQVVGSVEKGDHTVFVGEVIASGIHREGDPLLLESTGWQYGG